A stretch of Pseudoalteromonas sp. A25 DNA encodes these proteins:
- a CDS encoding DJ-1/PfpI family protein — protein sequence MQVGIFIYDGVEILDFSGPYEVFSSANKYTSEHLGVSLVAPSQAPVRTRGGMSVNPHYSIYAAPHFDLLIVAGGKHQGIMTNPTVLNWLAETAQHTRACASVSTGVFLYAQAGLIDGKKVTTHQLEIDELKSKYPELNVVNDVRYIMDQNFTSSAGISAGIDMCLALVKRKFGEKVAKLTAQHMEYGWHD from the coding sequence ATGCAAGTTGGAATTTTCATTTATGATGGCGTTGAAATCCTCGATTTCTCTGGCCCTTATGAGGTTTTTTCCTCTGCCAACAAATATACTAGTGAGCATCTTGGGGTAAGTCTTGTTGCTCCTTCACAAGCCCCAGTAAGAACAAGGGGAGGAATGAGTGTCAACCCCCATTACAGTATTTATGCGGCCCCGCACTTTGACTTACTGATAGTCGCTGGCGGCAAACATCAAGGAATAATGACAAACCCAACTGTTCTAAATTGGCTAGCCGAGACAGCCCAGCATACGAGAGCTTGCGCATCCGTATCTACTGGCGTATTCCTGTATGCTCAAGCTGGGCTTATTGATGGCAAAAAAGTCACAACGCACCAACTAGAAATAGACGAGTTAAAAAGTAAATACCCAGAACTGAATGTTGTGAATGATGTTCGCTACATTATGGATCAAAACTTTACTAGCTCAGCTGGCATTTCAGCAGGGATCGATATGTGCCTAGCACTTGTAAAAAGAAAATTTGGCGAAAAAGTGGCTAAACTGACTGCGCAACACATGGAATATGGCTGGCATGACTAG
- a CDS encoding LysR family transcriptional regulator produces MLPNIDLNLLKLFSSLYQTASVSKTAQELNLSQSACSHALTRLRQRLGDELFIRIDNEMVPSIFAQQIAQSVIPAMQQLSAGLKPFEPFNSSKTTRFTIATTDYTAWCLKPLVHYFNAHYPQINLQLVSLEQRTPTEALQDGRLDFACGFTHHQEKNESILEHDWFEDKYVTAISNQHPLAKQKALTLDDFLSHTHILIAPWNETKGVVDSMLAKTKKSRKVAITLPHVLIAPYYLQHSNHLLTLPQAYAVQIAELLDLVLLDPPLNIPNYRVKLYLHKTRQNDPKLTWFVKQFNQFITL; encoded by the coding sequence ATGTTACCGAATATCGACCTTAATTTACTCAAACTGTTTTCGTCGCTTTATCAAACCGCATCAGTAAGCAAAACAGCTCAAGAGTTAAATCTAAGTCAATCAGCTTGCAGCCATGCTCTGACAAGGCTTCGTCAACGCCTTGGCGACGAGCTTTTTATTCGGATAGACAATGAAATGGTGCCATCAATATTCGCTCAACAGATTGCTCAGAGTGTTATACCCGCTATGCAGCAACTCAGTGCTGGATTAAAACCGTTTGAGCCGTTTAACAGTAGCAAAACAACCCGTTTTACAATCGCTACGACGGACTATACTGCTTGGTGCTTAAAACCGCTAGTGCACTACTTTAATGCTCATTACCCCCAAATAAATTTACAACTTGTATCCTTAGAACAACGTACTCCAACTGAGGCTCTGCAAGATGGCAGGTTAGATTTTGCGTGTGGCTTTACACATCATCAAGAAAAGAATGAAAGCATATTAGAGCACGATTGGTTTGAAGATAAATATGTCACAGCAATTTCCAACCAACATCCATTGGCTAAACAAAAAGCATTAACTTTAGATGACTTTCTATCACATACACATATTTTGATTGCGCCATGGAACGAGACTAAAGGTGTGGTCGATTCCATGCTTGCTAAAACAAAAAAATCGAGAAAAGTCGCTATCACATTACCCCACGTCCTTATTGCTCCCTATTATTTGCAACACTCAAATCACTTACTCACATTGCCCCAAGCTTATGCAGTGCAAATTGCTGAGCTTTTAGACCTTGTATTACTCGATCCGCCGTTAAATATCCCAAATTACAGAGTTAAGTTATACCTACATAAAACGAGGCAGAACGATCCAAAACTCACTTGGTTTGTTAAGCAATTCAATCAGTTTATTACGCTGTAA
- a CDS encoding DUF3833 domain-containing protein, with the protein MQKYVLITSVAVLLSGCGSSINPDNYKKMQPAFDPYTFFAGSVKAWGIVQNRSGELVQRFTVDIEGSVDSANTLVLDETFNYEVGEGVEHRVWKISAQSSPNSLQGQAGDILGVAQGQLFGNAMRWQYSMDLPVDETSYKVAFDDWMWSFNDDTIVNRSYIKKFGITMAEVTIFMQKQPVTP; encoded by the coding sequence GTGCAAAAATATGTATTGATCACGTCAGTGGCTGTATTACTTAGTGGCTGTGGTTCTAGCATCAATCCTGATAACTACAAAAAGATGCAGCCAGCCTTTGACCCTTATACATTTTTTGCAGGCTCGGTAAAAGCCTGGGGTATTGTACAGAACCGTTCTGGCGAGCTAGTTCAGCGGTTTACTGTAGATATAGAAGGTTCTGTTGATAGTGCAAACACACTGGTACTCGACGAAACGTTCAATTACGAAGTCGGGGAGGGTGTTGAGCATAGAGTGTGGAAAATATCAGCTCAAAGCTCACCGAACTCGTTGCAAGGTCAAGCGGGGGATATTTTAGGGGTCGCGCAAGGTCAGCTATTTGGCAACGCCATGCGGTGGCAATATAGCATGGATTTACCCGTCGATGAGACAAGCTACAAAGTCGCCTTTGACGATTGGATGTGGTCTTTCAATGACGATACCATCGTAAATCGTTCGTACATCAAAAAGTTCGGTATTACGATGGCTGAGGTTACTATTTTTATGCAAAAGCAACCCGTTACGCCTTAG
- a CDS encoding M3 family metallopeptidase, with protein sequence MIKPTITALSAAIVLALSGCSTTSTQQQVVTEQVVQSNPLLQNFKGPYQGVPQFDKMELADLKPALEFGMAEQLAEVEAIANNPESPTFENTIVALERAGQTLDRVYAYYGIWRANKSSPELRQISAEMAPKLSSFYSKITQNSKLFERVKKVYESKKLKELTPEEQRITWMTYNSFARNGATLSGEAKERYTQINQELASLYTQFSANVLADEENYVVYLTKEQLSGLPSSFIEAAAAAAKERGKEGMYAITNSRSSMDPFLTYSQERALREQVWKNYYNRGGNGDEFDNNAIIKDILTLRHERVNLLGYDNYAQWQLESRMAKTPENAMGLMNKVWPAAIARVKEEVTDMQAIADKEGAGITIEPWDYRFYAEKVRKDKYDLDSNEVKQYLQLDKLRDAMFYVAGRLFNFEFSEVPAGEVPVFHPDVRVWEVKDKTTGKHIGLWYLDPFARKGKRSGAWATTYRSYTTFDGKTNVLSSNNSNFVKGAEGKPTLISWSDAETYFHEFGHALHFLAADVVYPSSHNGVRDYTEFQSQLLERWLTTDEVINKFLVHQKTGKPMPKELIAKIKKSATFNQGFATTEYLASAIMDLLYHSTDPALIDPAKFEKEQLDKLGMPKELVMRHRSTHFGHVFSSEGYAASYYGYLWAEVLTSDAAEAFASAPGGFYDKEVSERLVKYLFSVRNAMDPAQAYRLFRGRDADVSALMRDRGFPVTK encoded by the coding sequence ATGATCAAACCAACAATAACGGCGTTAAGTGCTGCAATTGTATTGGCCCTGTCAGGGTGCAGTACCACTTCAACCCAACAGCAAGTTGTTACAGAGCAGGTAGTACAAAGTAATCCGCTACTACAGAACTTTAAAGGGCCTTATCAAGGCGTTCCGCAGTTTGATAAGATGGAACTTGCCGATCTAAAACCTGCGTTAGAGTTTGGGATGGCTGAACAACTCGCTGAAGTTGAAGCAATCGCGAATAATCCAGAGTCTCCAACATTTGAAAATACCATTGTTGCTTTGGAAAGAGCTGGGCAAACTTTAGACCGTGTCTACGCATATTATGGTATTTGGCGTGCCAATAAATCGAGCCCTGAACTTCGACAGATCAGTGCTGAGATGGCTCCTAAACTGTCATCTTTCTATTCAAAAATCACTCAAAATAGCAAACTTTTTGAGCGTGTTAAAAAGGTATATGAAAGCAAAAAGCTCAAAGAGCTAACTCCTGAAGAGCAGCGTATCACCTGGATGACCTATAACAGTTTCGCGCGCAATGGCGCAACACTGTCAGGGGAAGCCAAAGAACGCTATACGCAAATTAATCAGGAACTTGCTTCTTTGTATACGCAGTTTTCTGCAAATGTATTAGCAGATGAAGAGAATTACGTAGTTTATTTAACCAAAGAGCAGTTATCAGGTCTTCCTTCATCATTTATTGAAGCGGCTGCCGCAGCGGCGAAAGAACGCGGAAAAGAGGGGATGTATGCAATTACAAACTCACGTTCGTCAATGGATCCGTTTTTGACTTACTCTCAAGAGCGAGCGCTTAGAGAGCAAGTGTGGAAAAATTACTATAACCGTGGTGGAAATGGCGATGAGTTTGATAATAATGCAATCATAAAAGATATTCTTACGCTTCGTCATGAGCGTGTTAACTTGCTTGGTTACGATAATTACGCACAGTGGCAATTAGAGTCGAGAATGGCTAAAACGCCAGAAAATGCGATGGGACTGATGAATAAAGTATGGCCTGCTGCTATTGCCCGAGTAAAAGAAGAAGTGACAGATATGCAAGCGATTGCAGATAAAGAAGGCGCCGGCATCACTATTGAGCCTTGGGATTACCGCTTTTATGCTGAAAAGGTGCGCAAGGACAAGTATGACTTAGACTCTAATGAAGTAAAACAGTACCTGCAACTAGACAAGCTTAGAGATGCGATGTTCTATGTGGCTGGTCGCTTGTTCAACTTCGAATTCTCTGAAGTCCCAGCTGGCGAAGTGCCAGTATTTCACCCTGATGTGCGTGTTTGGGAAGTAAAAGACAAAACCACAGGTAAACATATCGGTTTATGGTATCTTGATCCGTTTGCTCGCAAAGGAAAGCGTTCTGGAGCTTGGGCTACGACATATAGAAGTTACACGACATTTGATGGAAAAACGAATGTACTTAGCTCAAATAACTCTAACTTCGTTAAAGGCGCTGAAGGGAAACCAACTCTGATTTCTTGGTCAGATGCTGAAACTTACTTCCATGAGTTCGGTCATGCGTTACATTTCTTAGCAGCTGACGTTGTCTATCCGAGTTCACACAATGGTGTTCGAGATTATACTGAATTTCAGTCTCAGCTATTGGAGCGTTGGTTAACCACAGACGAAGTTATTAATAAATTCCTTGTGCATCAGAAAACAGGTAAACCGATGCCGAAAGAACTGATCGCAAAAATTAAAAAGTCAGCGACATTTAATCAAGGGTTTGCAACAACGGAATATCTGGCGTCTGCGATAATGGATTTACTTTATCACAGCACGGATCCAGCTTTGATCGACCCTGCGAAGTTTGAAAAAGAGCAGCTTGACAAGCTCGGTATGCCTAAGGAGTTGGTGATGCGTCATCGCAGCACTCACTTTGGTCATGTATTCTCTTCTGAAGGTTATGCAGCCAGTTATTATGGTTACCTATGGGCAGAAGTCTTAACCTCAGATGCGGCGGAAGCCTTTGCCAGTGCACCGGGCGGTTTTTATGATAAAGAAGTATCAGAACGTTTGGTAAAATATTTGTTTTCTGTAAGAAATGCAATGGATCCAGCGCAAGCGTATCGTTTGTTCAGGGGAAGAGATGCAGATGTTAGTGCATTGATGCGAGATAGAGGTTTTCCTGTGACTAAATAA
- a CDS encoding GNAT family N-acetyltransferase gives MQLVDLNPEDPSVIEVFSEIDRLMNTLYPIASDQSLSLEELRQPNVHAVGLKNENGIVACGAIVKQFDKSLYGEIKRLYVRPSYRGTGLSRRIMQILLHYAGEAQIPLIRLETGSKQTEAINLYENLGFKRCECFGFYRDNPLSVFMELSLNQ, from the coding sequence ATGCAGCTAGTCGATTTGAATCCTGAAGACCCAAGTGTTATCGAAGTTTTTTCTGAAATCGACCGTTTAATGAATACTTTGTATCCTATTGCGAGTGACCAATCTCTTAGTTTAGAAGAGTTACGTCAGCCAAATGTACATGCGGTTGGTTTAAAAAATGAAAACGGAATTGTTGCTTGTGGGGCAATCGTTAAACAATTTGATAAGTCTTTGTACGGCGAAATAAAACGTTTATATGTTCGGCCCAGTTATCGTGGAACAGGGCTATCAAGACGAATCATGCAGATTTTGCTCCATTATGCTGGTGAAGCACAAATTCCATTGATCCGCCTTGAAACCGGTAGCAAACAAACCGAAGCTATTAATTTGTATGAAAACTTAGGGTTCAAGCGCTGTGAATGTTTTGGTTTTTACCGAGATAACCCTTTAAGTGTCTTTATGGAGTTATCTTTAAACCAATAA
- a CDS encoding chalcone isomerase family protein yields the protein MKLILFLLSWLFFIAPTVHASIAQKLLPTSAPVGASPTLTYLFWDVYQATLYAPNGQYSADQPFVLKLHYLRELKGKDIAQRSVEEMKKQGVQNQAKLTQWQTQMQSIFPDVTNGTELYGKRTNSGTSKFYRGEDLIGEINDPQFTQHFFAIWLGEKTSEPDMRKALLNNK from the coding sequence ATGAAACTAATTTTATTTTTATTATCTTGGCTATTCTTTATTGCGCCGACTGTACATGCATCTATTGCTCAGAAATTACTACCTACGTCAGCCCCTGTAGGGGCATCACCAACATTGACGTATCTATTTTGGGATGTCTATCAAGCAACACTGTATGCGCCGAACGGGCAGTATAGCGCTGATCAACCATTTGTTTTAAAACTGCATTATTTAAGAGAGCTCAAAGGTAAAGATATTGCACAGCGCTCTGTCGAAGAAATGAAAAAGCAGGGAGTTCAAAATCAAGCAAAATTAACGCAGTGGCAAACTCAGATGCAAAGCATATTCCCAGATGTAACAAACGGAACTGAGTTATATGGAAAACGAACAAACAGTGGAACGAGTAAGTTTTATCGTGGAGAAGATTTGATTGGTGAAATTAATGATCCACAGTTTACTCAGCATTTCTTTGCAATTTGGCTAGGTGAAAAAACTTCAGAACCAGACATGCGCAAAGCCTTACTCAATAATAAGTAG